A DNA window from Deltaproteobacteria bacterium contains the following coding sequences:
- a CDS encoding GAF domain-containing protein, whose product MSMVTELEQAQARLTSLIEMNQLLVSTVEPEELLHVILAAAIRLFAVEGCSIGLVDAPAQQLAFTAMEGKAKVDEFRIALDQGIAGWVARTGKEVFSNNASQDPRFFGGVDKKTGFQTKSVMCAPLKQYDRVIGVLEALNTTNPKGFTDADLQLFLAFASLAVTALSRAKAFASVRNVNAVFQETVQGRYRLVTGSRAAMRETLRLARAAAVTPTTVLLLGDSGTGKEVVARSIHEWSPRAEQPFIAVNCTALTAELLESELFGHEKGAFTGATAQKKGKFELADSGTIFLDEIGDLAPNLQVKLLRVLQDKEFQRVGGVKDLRVDVRILAATNRDLLHAMRKGTFREDLYYRLNVVALTLPALRERCEDIPALVQHFIEHYCREMNHVPMTITSEALTCLQHYTWPGNVRELQNVIERAVVLSQGPCITVDDLPREVTGHGKAQSPSTVQIDDIDESLSLSVAIDEFTRRRISSALLASGGNQTEAARQLQLPQSNLSRIMKRLGMR is encoded by the coding sequence ATGAGTATGGTGACTGAACTTGAACAAGCGCAGGCACGGCTCACCAGCCTGATTGAAATGAATCAGCTTTTAGTGAGCACGGTTGAGCCAGAAGAGCTCCTGCACGTTATTCTGGCTGCAGCGATTCGTCTGTTTGCGGTCGAGGGATGCAGTATCGGGCTCGTTGATGCACCGGCGCAACAATTGGCATTCACTGCGATGGAGGGGAAAGCCAAGGTTGATGAGTTTCGCATCGCGCTCGATCAAGGAATTGCTGGCTGGGTTGCGCGCACTGGGAAAGAAGTCTTTTCCAATAATGCGTCGCAAGACCCACGGTTCTTCGGCGGTGTAGACAAGAAGACCGGTTTTCAGACGAAGTCTGTGATGTGTGCACCACTGAAGCAGTACGACCGTGTGATCGGAGTACTAGAGGCACTCAACACGACCAACCCGAAGGGATTTACCGATGCCGATCTGCAGCTCTTTCTTGCCTTTGCGAGCTTAGCGGTGACCGCACTCTCACGTGCAAAAGCGTTTGCCAGCGTGCGCAACGTCAATGCCGTGTTTCAAGAAACCGTGCAGGGGCGGTATCGTTTAGTAACCGGATCAAGAGCAGCGATGCGCGAAACGTTACGTCTGGCACGCGCTGCTGCAGTAACGCCGACTACCGTGCTCCTTCTTGGCGACAGTGGGACTGGCAAGGAAGTCGTTGCCCGCTCAATTCATGAATGGAGTCCACGGGCAGAGCAGCCATTTATTGCCGTGAACTGCACGGCGCTGACCGCGGAGTTGTTGGAAAGTGAACTCTTTGGCCATGAAAAGGGTGCGTTTACCGGCGCGACAGCGCAAAAAAAAGGCAAGTTTGAGTTGGCAGATAGCGGAACTATCTTTCTTGATGAGATTGGCGACCTCGCGCCGAACCTGCAAGTGAAGTTGCTCCGCGTCTTGCAAGACAAAGAGTTCCAACGCGTAGGTGGTGTCAAAGACCTACGTGTTGATGTTCGCATTCTTGCGGCGACCAATCGCGACTTGTTACACGCAATGCGCAAAGGTACTTTTCGTGAGGATTTGTACTATCGTCTCAATGTCGTAGCGCTGACTCTTCCCGCACTGCGTGAGCGCTGTGAGGATATTCCAGCCTTGGTGCAGCATTTTATTGAACACTACTGTCGTGAAATGAATCATGTGCCGATGACGATTACGTCGGAAGCCTTGACGTGCTTACAGCACTATACCTGGCCGGGCAACGTACGAGAGCTGCAAAACGTTATCGAACGGGCAGTCGTGCTTTCGCAGGGGCCATGCATTACGGTAGACGACTTGCCACGAGAAGTGACCGGGCACGGCAAGGCGCAATCTCCTTCCACCGTACAGATCGACGATATCGATGAGTCGTTATCGTTGTCTGTCGCAATTGATGAGTTTACCCGGAGGCGAATCAGTTCAGCATTACTTGCCTCGGGAGGCAATCAAACTGAAGCCGCACGACAGCTACAGTTACCACAGTCCAACTTGTCGCGGATCATGAAACGGTTGGGAATGAGGTGA